CGTCGAAGAGGTAGATCCCGACCGCGGGAACGCAGTTGACGAGCTTCGGAGCGTACGTCGACTCGCGCGCCGCGCGCAGCGCCGCCTGATCGATCGCCATGTTGTGCGAGCTCGAGTAGACGGTCGCGTCCTGCAGCGTGCCGCTCGCGCCCACGGTCACCTTGATCTCGACCGTGACGTCACCCAGATTGAGCTCCTGCGCCGATTGGGGGTAGTCCGCGGTCGCTTTAGAGATAACCGTGGCTTCGCGGTTCGGATTCGGACAAGAGGCCGGAGGCGCCGCCGCGGGCGACGCGGTTGCCGTTCCTTGCGGATTCCCGTTCACGCTCGCGTTCGGCGGCGGGGTGTAATGCGTCTGCGTCTGGCTGCCCGCGCCTTGGCTATGCACCGGAGGCGGGTGCACCAACAGCGGACGAGGATTCGGGTGCACCACGTGCTGCGGCGTCTGCCGCGGCTGCGGCGTCGGCGGCGGGGTCGGGGTGGGCGGCGGCGGCGTCGGCGGCGGCTTGATCGTCTGCCGAGCGATCGTGAACGGCTTCTCCGTCGGCCCGGATTGCGCCTGATTCAAGCTGTGATAGAACGGCAGCGCGATCAACTCGAGAAAGATCGCCAGCGCGAACGCCCATCCGGTGAAGTTCCGGATGCGCTCGCCCGTAGTAAGGTAACGGCTTCTGTCGTCTTTGTTCGCCATCGTCTCTTTTTACGGTGCGCCCGGTGCGGTGCCCTGAACGTGATTTGCCAGACCGAAGGTGTTCAGACCGGCGCTCTGAGCCGCATCCATGATTTGGAGCAGCATGCCGTAGGTCGTCGTAGGGTCGGCTTTGATGATGACGCTGCGCACGCCGTGGCCGACCGAGTTCTCGAGCGAGATGAACTGCGCGTGTGCGTCGCGGATGTTCACCGTGTCGGAGCCGATTTCGACCACGTTGTTCTTCGCGTCTTGCTCGCTGATGATGACGACGACCTGTGACGGCGCGACGCGCGTCCTGTTGTAGGCGTCGGGAAGCTTCGGCT
This portion of the Candidatus Dormiibacterota bacterium genome encodes:
- a CDS encoding biopolymer transporter ExbD, translating into MALSTANSDEDVMSTINITPFTDVLLVLLIIFIILAAVTKEPKLPDAYNRTRVAPSQVVVIISEQDAKNNVVEIGSDTVNIRDAHAQFISLENSVGHGVRSVIIKADPTTTYGMLLQIMDAAQSAGLNTFGLANHVQGTAPGAP
- a CDS encoding energy transducer TonB, which codes for MANKDDRSRYLTTGERIRNFTGWAFALAIFLELIALPFYHSLNQAQSGPTEKPFTIARQTIKPPPTPPPPTPTPPPTPQPRQTPQHVVHPNPRPLLVHPPPVHSQGAGSQTQTHYTPPPNASVNGNPQGTATASPAAAPPASCPNPNREATVISKATADYPQSAQELNLGDVTVEIKVTVGASGTLQDATVYSSSHNMAIDQAALRAARESTYAPKLVNCVPAVGIYLFDVTFTMN